gagtttttaaaatttgcatGTGAGAGTTGTCCTATAAATTCATCGATTTGTTGCCCATGTAGAAAATATGGATACCGTATGCCATTCATGCCCAACATAGTATATGATTATTTGATTAGCAGTGAAATTTCTCAGAATTACGCCATTTGGTATGCTCATGGGGAAAGAAAACGAGAGACAACTTACTATGCTATTGATATCCCATACAATAACGAGCAAACACATGAAGGTTCTAGTGGGATGACAATCATGTTACATAAAGTTTTTCTATATTTGATACTGAAATAGTTAAAGGTGGGCTTGAAATAGGTGTGGAAGCAAGAGAAGTTGGAGTGCAAGATGAAAATCAAcgagaaaattaataaattttacaatatattgaAAGATGGGTTTGATATCACAACTTCATCCAGTTATCAAAGTTGAAAACTAGACATTTGCCTCAAGTTGTTTTCCCAATGAGtaacaaagaaaaagatggCTTGTTAAaggttataaaaaaatgtaaaagtgcCAGATaattatgcttcaaatattttCTGTTGTGTCACACTTCAATAGCGTATTATAGTAGGCATGAAAAGTCATGATAGCCAtatactgatacaagagttcCTGCCAATTGCATTGTGTGAGTCATTGCCTAAGAAAGTTATAGAACCTTTAATAAAGCTATATGGATCCTTTAGGGGAGTTTGTTCGAAAATGATACAACTTGAAAATTTGGACTGATTAGAATCTAGAGTACCCTACATATTGTGTCATTTATAAATGAAATTTTCACCATCATTTTTCAAGGTTATAGTGCACATGGTTATACATTTAGTTGCATAATACAAGCTTAAAGGACCAGTTCATTATCGATGGATGTATACTATTGAGAAGTATGACAtagttattgaattaaaaaaaaaatacattaatcaTTTATAGTAAAAACATATTCTAAAAAAACTCATGGCCATCTCATGATATTTGTGGTAGGTACCTCCATAGAATTAAGTTTCATGTGTGAAGTTGTGCCAGAAAATTCCATTGCTAAAAGATATTTGTTGGAGAAATTACTGACGTTTTGTTCTAACTATTTAAAATCTGCACAGATGGTATTCAATAAGCTATCTAGAAACTCTGATGATTCTAAATGAGAAGTTGTTGACATTTGTCTCAATTTTATATTGTGGATTCAAATACATCTCTATATTCTTTTCAACTTTGATGATTTAACTCCATTCTGCATGTGAGttgtaggggtgtaaaaaaaaaaccggaaaaccggaaaaccggaccggaccaaaccggaccggaccggttgtgccggttttgggccggtccggtccggaaccggttttTATAACTAGGAAACCGGCCGGTTCCGGTTTCACTTAACAGTGGACcggcccggaccggaccggaccggtactgtttatatatatatatatatatattaatattatatataatatgttttatattatatagactttttatataaaataatataaattataattatatataagataatggacttataatttataaaataaatgtttaatcttgaacataaaaatttaattcatcatatgcttttaatatataatattataaatatatattattaataacattttattataagaaGTAACTAGtaagaactaagaaaaaaaaaattactcaaatagtcaaatattattactaaattttgaaataatcactaataataaatagtcaaatattatgacttaatactaaatactaatagtctaatattatattactaatttactattaatattatactttcaaactttcagtctatgtataaactataataaactaatactaaagtttaaactactatactaattttagtaactaaatcactacactaaataatcacatataaaataatcactatagtctattaataatatagttataataatcactaatatttataatcatactaatagtctaatatagacttatagacttatagtattaatactatattgcattgttatattctttaatttattatgtataaccatgtagtctattatatatatatatagtctattatattaatacaatttaaattgtatgacctaatactaaatactaataatctaaaactatattactattagtattatactttaagtctatgtataattttataatcatatataaaataatgatataataacactaatactaaattaatatactaatactatcaataTAGTCTATCAGTAATATAGTTGAGGATAAGGAACGCTCCCCAGAAAGTTTTAGAGACTTTTTCTTTCACACTTTGTTGTTGTGGGCCTCTTCTATAATATGGAATGGAACGAGCCTAAACGATTTGTATGCTACAATCAATAGCACGTAGTTTAGTAATTAGGCTCTTCTTCGTATATCTCTTATGTACTCGGGCTTTGcttatttacgtggatcaataaaacttcttttacctataaaaaaaaatatagttataataaaacaaactcactataacaattaacaaatattaatatcattatatggtagttataatcactataatgaatactaatatttataatgatactaatagtctaatatagactaagttatactcatactgatatagttatactaaatcactgatTCACCATAAGGtccataactaatactaatatatagctatactaatagcttaccattaatactattatattgtctaatatattatataactataactaatactaatatagtaatatatatatactaatactaatagtctaatatagacttatagtattaaatattaatactaatggtttattatacatatatatatactaatactaatagtcattaataattatattctttaatgtataactatatagtctatatatagacttatatgtagtagtaacactaatactataatagtcttagttattattttatatttaataatataattgttatagtgtttttaattgttttgtatttattttattgtaccatttttattttattggacccTCTATTTTTTTACTGGGCTTATTTTGGCCATTTAAGTGtgttttttctctattttgggCCTAGCCCATTCACTGCCACTACAGCCCAGCCTGAGAAGAGATCTTAACTATACGGTGCGTTTTGTGAAAATTAGGTTTacagaacatttttttttccttctctcctcATACCTGCTGCCCTGCGCCGACTCCCAATCTCCTCTCTCtagtctcttcttcttcttcttccattcttcTTCTTGAATCTTCACTCTTCAAACTTCGGTTTCTTCCTCACAGTAACTGTCGTGCCTCACTGCCCTGGTGCATCTCGGTGGGTCTTCCACGCACAGCCCTCGTCGACGCCGTGAACCTCCCCTCACGCAGCCCCTCTCATGGACCCATGGTAATTTTTAGGATGTTTCTCTTTCATCCCATCCCTCTTTGGTCTGCAGCAATTTTTGTTAGTTTGTTACTATACTAATTTTAgtctattaataaatatagttataatattcatcccatccctctctctctctctctctctctctctttttaacaaaatcggtggcactctgttttaaaccagacaactctgatccgcatgatttttataggtcttctgtagttgtcaggcgccgcatagctatgacactactttgttcttgtctcttgtacagaaatgcttcacgagagatgattcgtcataattttctctataaaagaattattcagttcatcttctttcgcatctcatcttcttcacttttctgaaattagtctgcattcttactctacaatctctttctgctttctcattttgcaatggctcagcaatcttctcattaccaatacatgaggtattctgcacctcgttcaccagttgtttctgcttcttccgtaggtgctattatgcaatcaaataatgatctgactaataagtcagaaaatgaacttatctacgagcttgtgagtctcggtactcgatactcatcagccattgtcgcatattctcagcgactgcaatccaggactggtggggttgaccaACTCCACgagaaaatttttatctttcagaggcttcttatggaatccaacatgaagatagaagcagtaaagcgagagaacagagatttaaaatctttgcttaactcttcttttcgagtggctactcctttagataggagaggcatgcagatttttgaagagcaagaacgtttaaagattgaggcaaagagcctcaaatttctgtaattttgcattatgataataaaataatacttcacaaatatttatatttgtgtttctatcttctggtatatgttttatgtactccattttatttctttcagggattttcatatatatgacatgatccaatcaCTCATagaaatatgcatttaatcatgtatatccaagcactaccacaattaggtgtcatgatctcacacaatATAGACtaagttatattttaaatctatgttcttaagatattttccaaatgtgtattttgcttaggtgtcatgatctcacaccttataaaatatatatatatatatatagactaacTTAACTGCTagttcacatatatatatatatattttaatttatttatttgatgaatattattttggtaATAACCGTAGTATATTCTTAGTTAGTGAAAAAAGAAATCTATTGGAGTTTAACACGATCCGGCaatgtgatatattttttctttgttagtttatttatttgatgaacattattttagtaatttgctaaattactacttgtacgtgCATGTggcttaaataatattaatatgttttttaaattgcttggtctattattttataaagtgtgTGATTGCTAAATTGCttggtctattattttataaagtatgtgattgtaatctaatattaatgctatttggacttgtaatttgttggacttttggacttgtaatttgttagacttttttatttgtattttagacttttggtatttggatttgtaatttgttagacctttggatttgtaatttagacatttggaatttggacttgtaatttattggacttttggacttgtaattttggacttattttatttcatagcagatttttttttttttattgtagattttattttcttgtagcagttttatttaaaggcttataagcttagaacatattttttttacactagatttcatatttcagtttttgtgttgtaacagttttttatatagtagaaTTTTGTTTAGATAGCATATTAACAATTTATAAGGCAGATTTTttgtaacagtttttttttacataacagattttttttataaaacagatTTGTTATAGCAGATtatttttacatagcagatttttaaaacagaatttttaaatcagtttttttttttttttaaaaaacagaattttttaatgacaaatttatattttattaaaaccggaaaaccggaccaaactggaccgaaaaccggtaaaaccggaataccggtttataaggaaaataggtgcgtaatcggttttgaaaaatacaaaaccggtacctaccggttcggtcctagattttgtccaaaaccggaccaaaccggaccggttacacccctagtgaGTTGCATTATTAATACgtatgaattaaattatatttaattatatttttgtaattataatatGCATTTGTGATTCCGTGTATGTATATGATGGAGTCATTCCCTTCTGTAGATTGTCTTACGCAGCTATCATTATCCTCACAAAAAGGGTCTCAACATTTTACATTGATACAAATGGGGCCCCAACTATCCACATATACAAGGGAGAGATCCAACCATACATATCTGTACCACTAGCACCATAATCACAATCGGAAAATGTCAACTTGTTCTCTAACATTGGAAATCATTTTGTTGTCATGGTTGGtatgtttcttttttactttatatttatttcattatgaATTCATATTTACAAGATATTAACAATATCACTAAATTCATTTATGCAGATAACAATGAGGGTAGAGTAAGAGACCATTACACTCAATTCATGACATTTGGTATCTACAAAAAGGGGAGCCAATTGAGATGAAGCTCAATAATCTTGGTCAACCCATTAAAAAGCAAGACTTAAAGATGGCTAGGTTTGGTAGCATGATAGCAAGAGCTGATAGTTTgattctaataaattttaaggaTTGGAGGTTGGTGCCCAAAGCCACAAAAGAGGAAACATGGGATcttataataatttagaatttgtaggtactcaattttcaattttcaatataGACGGTAAACATGGAAAATAATTGCTTTAGCACAATCGTACAAAGATGCTCCATTTCTTACCTTAATAGTATTTATAAGATTCATTCCATCAACATGAATCTCAATATCAAGGATTTAAgatcaataattaattcaaaaaacaTCAAGGATAACAAAATTCgagttttgtaaaatttgacATGATAGTGATTGGAAAATGTGACGTATGTATGTTGCCAAAGATCAAAAGAACAACATAATATACTAGAGTCTCATGCTGATAACgtattttgaaattaaagagaagtagtaaaagaattgaaagattgTAATATTAAATTAGCTCTTCAAGAAtttaatatcattcactttaaatttcttgtattgtataaatgattatcaatatactatttttatagatatataaGGATGATGAAAATGACAGGGtgatacataaaataataaatattaatgatttaaaaattcttaaagttaataCATGAATGAGTTAAAATTTTAAGAGGTAGAATCAGAATCAAATGTATGTGTACACTGCGAgttgttttcctttttggaaCATTTATGAAGGTAGTAAGTAAAGTCAAAAGGTATAGATATGAAACAAGGATAATGCTACATGTCCTGCTCAATGGTCCCGTTTTAGCTTCCCGCTTGACGTGGATACCCCACCTGGGACGCTaacttgatttatttttctcactttaaGCCTGAAACAAGGCCTTACCCGTTTTACCCATTCCCTCCCTTGACTTCGTAGGCAAAAATCTCCCCTCCAGTCATTTCCTCGCACCACCCATCCCACGGAGGGCTTCATCTCCCCTGCCCCACACAACCCCTCCCTCGTAGGTCTTCATCTCCGACAACATCCATCTCCGACCTGCTCAACCTCATCTCTGAAGTCGTCTCCCACACCCTCAATCTCTGACCAGCCTCATTCAACAAAGATACAACATGTGAAAATAGTCAAACATGAAGTTACGAGGAACAACAACAATCGGCGCAAAGAGACCCTTTCCTTCATTGACGTTCTTCATCATGGATCGCGCTATCACCGGCTTTCCAATTCGAACATGGTTTGGTACTGACTTGGCTAACGTGGCATAATCTTCACCAGCTATTGAAATTCCCCAGCTTCCATGGAAGGAGGAGCACAAATTTCCCTTGAACCCAGTTGCAGATATTGAAGTAGCCGTCGACAAACAAACACAAACAACGGGAGATTTCTAAggctaagattttttttatgggttttatgTGCTAGTGAGGGAGGGGATATCATTGTGTAATCTGGAGAGCCTCTGGTTTTTATTGGATGTAATGTGAGAGAGAGGCAAAGAGACATTAGCAGCCACACGTACAGGTAGCTTGGAATTTAGCTTCGGATTTTCTGCAACCCAAAAGTATGAATTGCATATTACTATGAATTGCATATTACTACTGAATTATGGTCCCCATTTAATTGGAAATCTGAATCTAGAATTTTAGAGGTTCTTTATGTGAGTCCAACCCCTTTCTTGAATGATTCATCTCCAATGTCTACTGGAGGGGATGTCGTTGGAGCAGGGGAGATGAAGACCTGCGCGGGATGGGTAGTGCGGGGCAATGCAAACTGGAGGGGAGATGTTTGCCTGTGAAGTCGAGGGAGGATGGGTAAAACGATAAAACACGGAGGGCTTTGTTTCAGCTTTCAAAAagtgagaaaaagaaataaagttaACCTACAAGTGGATATCCACGTCAAGCGGAAAACTAAAACGGGATCATTAAGCGGGATGTGTAGCATTATCCATGAAACAATCATCTAGGATAAAGGGCAATTTATAACACCTGACTTACAGGACATATGCCACTCGCTCACCCTCCTTGTTGCCGTTCTGTATTAATGCCACGCGAGTGGCAttgtttgttttcataaaaCTTTAGCTtcatcttaattattattatttttttaaatttttatataaaataaaataaataatttaaattttttaaaattttaatataatttttttaaaattttaatataaaaataatatattttaataatattttatttaacttatctcatctaatttataaaaataaacaaattgatTAGAAATATCACGTAAGCATAATaggatataaataaaatgaggaCGTAGGattacaatatttaattttcttaggaTTTCACACATTTCCATGCCCTCGATCCATTTTCAAAGCTCTCTTAACGTACAACATCATTTGTAAACTTGTTAGCGTGTGATTCTTTAACCATATAACTAACAAGCATAAAGGGACGTGTTTAAGGCTTTTATtgaatgttgagttgagttttttatgaatagtaatgagttaagatggtggagtgagttttataaaatatatttaaaataaacttaaatgttaagataaattttgatatatttataagaaattaaaaaaggttATAAATCTCACATGTAAAAAAGTGttcgatttaaaaaaaagtcatgAATCTTATATGTAAATTAGTTTTGAAATGAATGAtgtttagttatttaaaaattgtgtATTTAGATATTAGCATATGTCTAACATAAAACTTAACTGGGATAAGTTGAGTTCATTCAAAGATCCAAACAAAGTcaagttttttttgtttagtgAAAGTAAATGATTTAAACTAGGAAAATATTCATTAcaccattttatattttatatttatcaaataattttaaggaaatgattaaaacaaattatgGAATTTTATTATGGTTTATGACCGACTGAAAAGTCTGAAATGTacgtaatatatatatcatgatttttatttattaaagaagaaccAAGTACTGGCATAATtgatgttatattattattattattattattattattattattatattaagagggtgtcataaattatttcaaaatatattatataaattttggtttagaatAATATTCCCTTCAAAGATAAGTATCCTTGCCGACAGaaacatttttaatatatatgtatttttcccAAAGTCACGTTGTTGTCAGAATTTTGTGTAAAATTTAGGTTTTACGCCCCCATGATCTCGAGAGTTTTATTAAGTATTATCAaaattactatattaatattaatttttttatatttaaaatttaaattaatattatttttaataaaatttattttttaactaattatattaaattaatgtacattttaatatataattgtgcttataactaaatttttccgaTCCTAAATAACGAACTTGTTAttcatttagttttattataagcAAAACCACACTGAATTaagatttattaaataaaaaaaaaaatctaaaaccctagaaaaattatcaacaaccgtaatactaattatattttaagacaATCTTCAACTACAATTTTAGCTGCCTCCCGATAAATGGTTAGAGAAATCAGAAAATGCAATTAGTCCGGCCGTCACTCAAGGTGGCGGTGGCGCTAATGGTTGTTGACTCCATGAATAGCGATCGGAAAATTCAGAGGCGCCAGAGTCTTTGTGGTCAAGTTTGACTATTTTCTAGATCGACGTGGCCAAATTTGACACTGGGAGTGGGAGAATCGAATTTGGCTAATTCCGCATTCCAGGGCCGGATTTCCCATATCCAAGGTTTCCTTAGCATTTGAGAAAGTGCCGAATCCAATATTTCTGGCGCCGCCCTGAACAAACCACCCAAGGTGGACAAtattcaattttatattttattttatttactttaagTTTTATAATGTTTACTCAGGGGTGGGTGAGTTTAGTGTATTCTCAcgtgtaaaaatataaataccaTCTTTTTATTGGCACGTGTGTAGAAAGAGCGTTCCGACTAATCCTCAACAGATTCTCAACAAGTAATTTTTCGTGAGTGCATTTTAGataatttaagaagaaaatttttaatCCGATAGTCAATagagattatttgtattttaaaagatttaaacCTTAGATCTAGGGAGAGCATATCCACAAGTCTAagacctttaccacttgagccaactcctAGGATTAAAACACTAAATTTACACATTATTAGAAAGAAAAcatctatttttatataaaaaactaatatatacaAGTTCTAAATGTACAAATCCTACACAAGTCCTTTATAACAAAAATGAATTCCactattaaaaatgtaaaaattttattttttcttgatagaatccatatttttataaaagacatacaaaatttatatatttaaaatttatagctAACAAATGATAACTTTGAGTTGGACCATCCtctctctgctctctctctgCAGAGCAGCGTAGAGGCCGTTTCCTACCCTGTGTAGGTGGTGTGGGTGGTCTTGTTTTTTTCCCCCTGGTAGGGGTACGGAGGCCGTTACGGACTACGGCAGAAACAGAATGGAGGAAGAACTACGAGCACTCTATGAGAAACTTTCCCTTACTGCAGAGGAATCGGCAGGAGTAGTGGTGGAAACAGAACGGCTTGAAGATGTTAGAGTTCGGGGTGAGAAATCCCTGATGGTCAGGCTGCTTACGGAGCGATACTTCAATCGGGAGGCCTTCAAGCAGACAATGCGCCGGGTGTGGAGACCGACGAAGAACATTAAGTTCCGTGACCTAACTCAGGGATTGATGCTGGTGGAGTTCGATGAACCTAGAGACAAGGTACGAGTTCTACACGATGGTCCATGGACTTTCAACAAACAGTTGGTGCTTACTAAGGAATTCGAGGGCCATCTACAGGCGCATGAAGTTTCTATGACAACGGCAGATTTTTGGGTAAGAATCCATGATTTACCAATGATCGCATGCAATGAATACGTGGGCAAACTAATTGGGGATACGCTAGGCAAGGTTATTGAGGTGGATGTAGATTATGACGACCTTGCATGGGGGGAGTACATGCGGGTTCGGTTAGCGCTTGATATCACGAAGCCTCTGCTACGGAGGAAGAGGATAAGCCTGGGTGACCACCGAGAGTACTGGGTTAGATTCACCTACGAGAGGCTGCCGGATTTTTGTTACCAATGTGGGAGGCTGGGACACTCCCACAAGGAGTGTGATAGCTGGAAAATCCGAAGCACAGATCCCAAAGAGGAGAGCCTTCCCTATGGACAATGGCTGAGGGCGGCTCAGTCAACTGGCGGGGGATTCAACAACCCAAAGTACGGGCAGAAAGATAGTAACGCGGGGAAGCACCCTGCCCCGAGCACGGAGGCTCCATCTATGGGACAGACTCAGGCCTCGCAGGACGCACGACCGGAGGACTCGAGTATCCGAGAACAGGGGAACGAAATAATAGAGCCAGCACAGCTTTTTAACGTCCCCATCTTCGAACAACAATTGGGAGATAACCAGAGGAATGGGGGGATATCGAATGATGATGGCCTGAGTAACCAAGCACAACCCGAGGAAGACGGTGCTGCCAATGGCTCGGATGAGGCCGCATCCAACGATCAGGAAATCTCCCCAAGGGCCGGGGCCTCGAACCCACACCCTCACGGGTTTCCACTGGACCTCGTGATGGCCACACTAGAGCCCACTCCCAATGGGCTCTCTCGGCCCAAACGAAGAAAGCGAGGTAGGAACCGGACGGGGACCGCTGGGTCTGCACCAGAAGAGACATCCACCATCAAAGCTGGTCGAAAACGGTCAGCTCCAAcctgtgatgatgatgatacgCGTAAGGCAAAGAGGACCTCTACGAGCTTACCTGAGGGTTTGCTGGAGGCTGGAGAGTACAACGGATCGGTGGTGGCTGCGGGGCAGCCCCGCCGGGTCCAATGAAGCTACTAAGCTGGAAtccccgtgggcttgggaacccacgtggATTCAGAACCCTTCGTGATTTAATCAGGAAGGAAGATCCCGATGTGGTCTTCTTGCAGGAGACAAAGATCACCTCTCGCGTGATGGACAACTACAGAGCAAGGTTAGGACTTCCTAATTGTCTTTCTGTTGACTGTTGTGGAAGAAGTGGTGGGCTAGCTTTATTATGGAATGCAGATGTTAATGTGAAAATTCTTAGCTTCTCGACTAACCATATACATGCTAGCATTAGTAGTAATGATGGGTGTAGTAGAGACTGGTTTCTCACAGGCTTTTACGGCCATCCCGAGACCTCTAAACGAAATAGAACTTGGGATTTACTTAGAGAAATTGCTAGTAAAGTTGATAAACCATGGCTGGTGtatggagatttta
This sequence is a window from Carya illinoinensis cultivar Pawnee chromosome 9, C.illinoinensisPawnee_v1, whole genome shotgun sequence. Protein-coding genes within it:
- the LOC122277028 gene encoding uncharacterized protein LOC122277028, with the translated sequence MEEELRALYEKLSLTAEESAGVVVETERLEDVRVRGEKSLMVRLLTERYFNREAFKQTMRRVWRPTKNIKFRDLTQGLMLVEFDEPRDKVRVLHDGPWTFNKQLVLTKEFEGHLQAHEVSMTTADFWVRIHDLPMIACNEYVGKLIGDTLGKVIEVDVDYDDLAWGEYMRVRLALDITKPLLRRKRISLGDHREYWVRFTYERLPDFCYQCGRLGHSHKECDSWKIRSTDPKEESLPYGQWLRAAQSTGGGFNNPKYGQKDSNAGKHPAPSTEAPSMGQTQASQDARPEDSSIREQGNEIIEPAQLFNVPIFEQQLGDNQRNGGISNDDGLSNQAQPEEDGAANGSDEAASNDQEISPRAGASNPHPHGFPLDLVMATLEPTPNGLSRPKRRKRGRNRTGTAGSAPEETSTIKAGRKRSAPTCDDDDTRKAKRTSTSLPEGLLEAGEYNGSVVAAGQPRRVQ